A single Laribacter hongkongensis DSM 14985 DNA region contains:
- a CDS encoding cytochrome b, with the protein MSKQQAVLDWIDARFPLTSTWKAHVSEYYAPKNFNFWYFFGSLAMLVLVIQIVTGIFLTMNYKPDAATAFYSVEYIMRDVAGGWIIRYMHSTGASMFFVVVYLHMFRGLIYGSYKAPRELVWVFGCLIFLALMAEAFMGYLLPWGQMSFWGAQVIVNLFGSIPVIGPDLSVWIRGDFVVSDATLNRFFALHVIAVPLVLLGLVVAHLIALHEVGSNNPDGVEIKKNKDPVTHIPLDGIPFHPYYTVKDILGVVVFLIVFSAIVFFAPEGGGYFLEKPNFDPADPLKTPLHIAPVWYFTPFYAILRAVPSFFGTQVWGVLAMGGAVVLIAFLPWLDKSPVKSIRYRGPKFKIAVTLFVIAFIGLGILGAMPSTNVRTVIAQLLSVVYFLFFLAMPFYTRNDIGSVPVPERVTETNGKRQLTFAVLVAIALGGAWAFAKLV; encoded by the coding sequence ATGAGCAAGCAACAAGCGGTCCTTGACTGGATCGACGCGCGCTTTCCCCTGACGTCGACCTGGAAAGCCCACGTCTCCGAGTATTACGCACCGAAGAACTTCAATTTCTGGTACTTCTTCGGTTCGCTCGCCATGCTGGTGCTGGTCATCCAGATCGTCACCGGCATCTTCCTGACGATGAACTACAAGCCGGATGCGGCCACCGCCTTCTACTCGGTGGAATACATCATGCGCGACGTGGCCGGTGGCTGGATCATCCGTTACATGCACTCGACCGGCGCCTCGATGTTCTTCGTCGTGGTGTACCTGCACATGTTCCGTGGCCTGATCTACGGCTCGTACAAGGCTCCGCGCGAACTGGTGTGGGTGTTCGGCTGTCTGATCTTCCTCGCACTGATGGCCGAAGCCTTCATGGGCTACCTGCTGCCGTGGGGGCAGATGTCGTTCTGGGGTGCCCAGGTGATCGTCAACCTGTTCGGTTCCATCCCGGTGATCGGTCCGGACCTGTCGGTGTGGATCCGCGGCGACTTCGTGGTGTCCGATGCCACCCTCAACCGCTTCTTCGCCCTGCACGTGATTGCCGTGCCGCTGGTGCTGCTGGGTCTGGTGGTCGCTCACCTGATCGCGCTGCACGAAGTCGGCTCGAACAACCCGGACGGTGTTGAAATCAAGAAGAACAAGGATCCGGTCACGCACATCCCGCTGGACGGCATTCCGTTCCACCCGTACTACACCGTCAAGGACATCCTGGGTGTGGTGGTGTTCCTGATCGTGTTCTCCGCCATCGTGTTCTTTGCTCCGGAAGGCGGCGGTTATTTCCTCGAAAAGCCGAACTTTGACCCGGCTGACCCGCTGAAGACCCCGCTGCACATTGCACCGGTCTGGTACTTCACTCCGTTCTACGCCATCCTGCGCGCCGTGCCGTCGTTCTTCGGTACCCAGGTGTGGGGTGTGCTGGCCATGGGTGGTGCCGTGGTGCTGATCGCCTTCCTGCCGTGGCTGGACAAGAGCCCGGTCAAGTCGATCCGTTACCGTGGTCCGAAGTTCAAGATTGCCGTCACCCTGTTCGTGATCGCCTTTATCGGTCTGGGTATCTTGGGGGCCATGCCGTCGACCAACGTGCGTACCGTCATCGCCCAGTTGCTGTCGGTTGTCTACTTCCTGTTCTTCCTGGCCATGCCGTTCTACACCCGCAACGATATCGGCTCGGTGCCGGTGCCGGAGCGCGTGACCGAAACCAACGGCAAGCGTCAACTGACCTTCGCTGTGCTGGTGGCAATCGCTCTGGGCGGTGCCTGGGCATTTGCCAAGCTGGTTTGA
- a CDS encoding cytochrome c1, translating into MKKTIRQFLAATLLLALPAGAAMAAAAGPALDPAPIDLRDTESLQRGAQLFNNYCLSCHSAQAMRYNRLQDIALSEQQIKDNLLPANAKIGDTMKVAMQPLDGANWFGAVPPDLSVMARARGADYIYTYLRGFYRDETRPTGWNNLVFDKVGMPHVFWQWQGEQRLVTVKENGHDVQKLELVTPGTMTRMVNGKPDTREFDQRMADLTNYMVFMGEPSQVKRHQVGYVVLMFLVLVMLPLAYLLKKEYWKDIH; encoded by the coding sequence ATGAAAAAAACCATCCGCCAATTCCTCGCCGCTACCCTGCTGCTGGCCCTGCCGGCAGGAGCTGCCATGGCCGCTGCTGCTGGTCCGGCCCTGGATCCGGCTCCGATTGACCTGCGGGATACCGAAAGCCTGCAGCGCGGTGCCCAGCTGTTCAACAACTACTGCCTGTCCTGCCACAGCGCCCAGGCCATGCGTTACAACCGGCTGCAGGACATCGCGCTGTCCGAGCAGCAGATCAAGGACAACCTGTTGCCGGCCAATGCCAAGATCGGTGACACCATGAAAGTGGCCATGCAGCCGCTGGACGGTGCCAACTGGTTTGGCGCCGTGCCGCCGGACCTGTCGGTGATGGCGCGTGCCCGGGGTGCAGACTACATCTACACCTACCTGCGCGGTTTCTACCGTGACGAAACCCGTCCGACCGGCTGGAACAACCTGGTGTTTGACAAGGTAGGCATGCCGCACGTGTTCTGGCAGTGGCAAGGCGAACAGCGCCTCGTTACCGTCAAGGAAAACGGTCATGACGTGCAGAAACTGGAGCTGGTCACCCCCGGCACCATGACCCGCATGGTCAACGGCAAGCCGGATACCCGCGAGTTCGACCAGCGCATGGCCGACCTCACCAATTACATGGTATTCATGGGCGAGCCGTCCCAAGTCAAGCGTCACCAGGTCGGATACGTCGTACTGATGTTCCTGGTTCTGGTCATGCTGCCGCTGGCCTACCTGCTGAAGAAGGAATACTGGAAAGACATACACTGA
- a CDS encoding glutathione S-transferase N-terminal domain-containing protein, with protein MMTLYSGTTDPFSHRCRIVLFEKGMDFQIQDVDVLNKPEDLAVMNPYNEVPVLVERDLILYESNIINEYIDERFPHPQLMPADPIMRARARLFLHRFENELFTHVKTLEGAPKKAEAEKAREAIRDSLTTIAPVFSRQKFMLGDEFSMIDVAIAPLLWRLEHYGIDLGKAAAPILKYSERIFTRQAFIDSLTPAEKAMRK; from the coding sequence ATGATGACACTGTATTCGGGTACGACCGATCCCTTCAGCCACCGCTGCCGTATCGTATTGTTCGAAAAAGGCATGGATTTCCAGATCCAGGATGTGGACGTGCTGAACAAGCCGGAAGACCTTGCGGTCATGAATCCGTACAACGAAGTGCCGGTCCTGGTCGAGCGTGACCTGATCCTGTACGAATCCAACATCATCAACGAATACATCGACGAGCGTTTTCCGCATCCGCAGCTGATGCCGGCCGATCCGATCATGCGTGCCCGTGCCCGCCTGTTCCTGCACCGCTTCGAAAACGAGCTGTTCACCCATGTGAAAACCTTGGAAGGTGCACCGAAAAAGGCCGAGGCCGAAAAAGCCCGCGAAGCCATCCGTGACAGCCTGACCACCATTGCTCCGGTGTTTTCTCGGCAGAAATTCATGCTGGGTGACGAGTTCTCCATGATCGACGTGGCCATTGCCCCGCTGCTGTGGCGCCTCGAGCATTACGGCATTGATCTTGGCAAGGCTGCTGCTCCGATCCTGAAGTACTCCGAGCGCATCTTCACCCGCCAGGCCTTTATTGATTCGCTGACTCCGGCCGAAAAGGCCATGCGCAAATAA
- a CDS encoding ClpXP protease specificity-enhancing factor gives MSVSTKPYLVRALWQWCVDNGHTPYLAVWVNDRVQVPHQYVRDNEIVLNIAPSATQGLDIGNDWISFSARFGGISQQIHVPVGNVVSIFARETGEGMGFELEDEQSEGLHALDEDGSDGHEAGVPPPEPSGGGSRLRIVK, from the coding sequence ATGAGCGTTTCGACCAAACCCTATCTGGTGCGAGCCCTGTGGCAGTGGTGTGTCGACAACGGTCACACGCCGTATCTGGCCGTCTGGGTCAATGACCGGGTACAGGTGCCGCATCAGTACGTGCGCGACAACGAGATTGTCCTCAACATCGCACCCTCTGCCACGCAGGGGCTGGATATCGGCAACGACTGGATCAGTTTTTCCGCCCGTTTTGGTGGCATTTCCCAGCAGATCCATGTGCCGGTAGGCAATGTCGTGTCCATTTTCGCCCGGGAAACCGGCGAAGGGATGGGGTTTGAGCTGGAGGATGAGCAGTCGGAAGGGCTGCACGCCCTGGATGAAGATGGCAGTGACGGACATGAGGCCGGAGTACCGCCTCCCGAACCCTCTGGAGGGGGAAGCCGCTTGCGCATCGTCAAGTGA
- a CDS encoding DUF3592 domain-containing protein → MRWIVLTGLIVMALAGALMLYRQGEKAVASQDWRRVQGTVTESLVDRRAARSNERQWDYKAIIHYRYEVDGRPYAGTQRRFPEPGYSTTEAPEAEIAARYPGGSPVWVYVNPANPAESVLETGRHWTVWAGIGLALAVALIAGYFLLHG, encoded by the coding sequence ATGCGCTGGATCGTACTGACCGGCCTGATCGTCATGGCACTGGCCGGCGCCCTGATGCTGTATCGCCAGGGCGAAAAGGCCGTGGCCAGCCAGGACTGGCGCCGGGTACAGGGAACGGTAACGGAAAGCCTGGTTGACCGGCGGGCAGCGCGCTCCAACGAGCGCCAGTGGGATTACAAGGCGATCATCCACTATCGCTATGAAGTGGATGGCCGGCCATATGCCGGCACCCAGCGCCGTTTCCCCGAACCGGGCTACAGCACGACCGAAGCTCCCGAGGCCGAAATTGCTGCCCGCTATCCGGGCGGCAGCCCGGTCTGGGTGTACGTCAACCCGGCCAATCCGGCAGAAAGCGTGCTGGAAACCGGTCGCCACTGGACTGTCTGGGCCGGCATTGGTCTGGCGCTGGCCGTGGCCCTGATTGCGGGATACTTCTTGCTGCACGGCTGA
- the ruvX gene encoding Holliday junction resolvase RuvX: protein MQAQGSWLGFDFGEARIGIAVGDRLVGIAHPLETLSAPDNDSRFARIAALIGEWQISGLVVGLPTHADGTPHEMTRLARRFAQRLHGRFGLPVVLVDERHSSLLAEDLLRESGRRGRKQKPVLDQVAAQVILQSFFDQGGEAFDPTRPMAEGKDD, encoded by the coding sequence ATGCAGGCACAAGGCAGCTGGCTGGGCTTTGATTTCGGCGAAGCCCGCATCGGTATTGCAGTCGGTGACCGGCTGGTCGGCATCGCCCATCCGCTGGAAACCCTGAGTGCGCCGGACAATGACAGCCGGTTTGCCCGCATTGCAGCCCTGATCGGCGAATGGCAGATCAGCGGTCTGGTGGTCGGCCTGCCCACGCATGCCGACGGTACGCCGCACGAGATGACCCGGCTGGCCCGGCGGTTTGCCCAGCGCCTGCACGGCCGTTTCGGCCTGCCGGTGGTACTGGTGGACGAGCGTCACAGTTCGCTGCTGGCGGAAGACCTGCTGCGCGAATCCGGCCGGCGTGGCCGCAAGCAGAAGCCGGTACTGGACCAGGTGGCAGCCCAGGTCATCCTGCAAAGCTTTTTCGACCAGGGCGGTGAGGCATTCGACCCGACCCGGCCGATGGCAGAGGGCAAGGACGACTGA
- a CDS encoding YqgE/AlgH family protein has product MDTLCLSHHFLIAMPDMEDSLFARAVVYMCDHGEQGAMGVIINHGADLTLDSLLGQIGLDGCRPDQVGLPVFVGGPVQSDRGFVLHEPIGNWQSSLTVTDNVALTTSRDVLAAVSHHEGPERLIVTLGYAGWEPGQLEHELAQNAWLTVPADMRIVFDLPVADRYDAAIRLLGIEPSALFGSAGHA; this is encoded by the coding sequence ATGGACACTCTCTGCCTTTCGCACCATTTCCTGATCGCCATGCCGGACATGGAGGATTCCCTGTTTGCCCGCGCGGTGGTTTACATGTGCGACCACGGTGAGCAGGGCGCCATGGGCGTGATCATCAATCACGGTGCCGACCTGACGCTGGACAGCCTCCTGGGGCAGATCGGCCTTGATGGCTGCCGGCCCGACCAGGTGGGCCTGCCGGTGTTTGTCGGCGGTCCGGTCCAGTCCGACCGCGGCTTCGTGCTGCACGAGCCGATCGGCAACTGGCAGTCGTCGCTGACCGTGACCGACAACGTGGCGCTGACCACGTCGCGCGACGTGCTGGCGGCTGTCAGCCACCACGAGGGGCCAGAGCGCCTGATCGTGACACTGGGTTACGCCGGCTGGGAACCCGGGCAACTGGAACACGAACTGGCACAGAATGCCTGGCTGACGGTGCCGGCCGACATGCGCATCGTCTTTGACCTGCCGGTGGCCGACCGTTACGACGCCGCCATCCGGCTGCTGGGCATCGAGCCTTCGGCCCTGTTCGGCAGCGCGGGGCATGCCTGA
- the smc gene encoding chromosome segregation protein SMC — protein sequence MRLTHIKLAGFKSFVDPTAIPVPGQLVAVCGPNGCGKSNVIDAVRWVLGESSAKQLRGESMQDVIFNGSSTRKPAGRASVELVFDNSEGRAAGAWGQYGEIAIKRVLTRQGDSSYWINGQQVRRRDIADLFLGTGVGTKGYAVIEQGMISRIIEAKPEELRHYLEEAAGVSKYKERRRETESRLNDTRDNLSRLNDIREELTRQVDRLAGQAEVARQYQTMREQLAQQQNLLALVKKREAQEGEARAQAELARLETELAMLSGRGSELDAAIEEAREAHFAANEQVDRCQQHLAGVSADVARLEEQARHVKDNAARIERDRNAARTEQVALSAQANQVSEELAHWHERQAEAELLAEDAAFARESGDDSLPDAELRFRQLDQQLAGLTDRLAELTRRRDLARQQAEHGARALRALAERRGRLADEAAVLDLPAPGELAAAVAASEAAASALLAARQQATEQEAALSALDQAREQHEQQRATLRDELARHEAEASALQRQIDTALARAGLADWLAREGLADAPDLLAVLQVEPGWQAALEAALGTATVRQTGRLPGSVPPAPVVLVDRPATAGALRPAAALTPLLERVRLSDERFAPWLHDMLAGACSAGSLEEALAARDRLAAGERCFTPEGHVVSPTAVQYFAPSAEGSPLARQAELDALRVRIGEVQPALWEAEARLTQLDSERQVAREAIRDAQQALEAARQQDTDTRLQRSRLEQQREQGEARAAAIEAEQKRLQEDEAHERQAIDDAELTAEEAAMALEELDGELEEVRLARLDAETGLALARDKARELERQAQESRFQLASARQHVDELTRRQQDLEERLESLAERLESLVLEAEQYLDDDLEDRLHEALYAREQALESVTQARDAAHEAEARLRQYTRARTEAEAGLSPVREAISQMLLKAQEARLAFERFDEELREAGADEAALVALLPEAKKAGALTADIGRLAQAIAALGAVNLAALDELEAAREREGYLAHQHDDLVAAMNTLEEAIARIDGETREQLRTTFDAVNASMTELFPLLFGGGQARLVLTGEDLLDAGVQIIAQPPGKKNSTIYLLSGGEKALTAMSLVFSLFRLNPAPFCLLDEVDAPLDDANTGRFCELVKKMSDRTQFLYISHNRLTMEMAEQLVGVTMQEQGVSRIVAVDIVEALKMRDA from the coding sequence GTGCGTCTGACCCATATCAAGCTCGCTGGCTTCAAGTCCTTTGTCGATCCCACCGCCATCCCCGTACCCGGGCAACTGGTGGCCGTGTGCGGACCCAACGGCTGCGGCAAGTCCAACGTGATCGACGCCGTGCGCTGGGTGCTGGGCGAATCGTCCGCCAAACAACTGCGCGGCGAATCAATGCAGGACGTGATCTTCAACGGCTCCTCCACCCGCAAGCCCGCCGGCCGCGCATCGGTCGAACTGGTGTTCGACAACAGCGAAGGCCGTGCTGCCGGTGCCTGGGGCCAGTACGGCGAAATCGCCATCAAGCGCGTGCTCACCCGTCAGGGTGATTCCAGCTACTGGATCAACGGCCAGCAGGTGCGCCGGCGCGACATTGCCGACCTCTTTCTCGGTACCGGCGTCGGCACCAAGGGCTACGCCGTCATCGAGCAGGGCATGATTTCGCGCATCATCGAAGCCAAGCCCGAAGAGCTGCGCCATTACCTCGAAGAAGCCGCCGGCGTGTCCAAATACAAGGAACGCCGGCGCGAAACCGAGTCGCGCCTGAACGACACCCGCGACAACCTGTCGCGCCTGAACGACATCCGCGAAGAACTCACCCGCCAGGTCGACCGGCTGGCCGGACAGGCCGAGGTCGCCCGCCAGTACCAGACCATGCGCGAGCAGCTGGCGCAGCAGCAGAACCTGCTGGCCTTGGTGAAAAAACGCGAAGCCCAGGAAGGCGAAGCCCGCGCGCAGGCCGAACTGGCCCGGCTGGAAACCGAACTGGCCATGCTGTCCGGGCGCGGCAGCGAACTGGACGCAGCCATCGAAGAAGCCCGCGAAGCGCATTTCGCCGCCAACGAGCAGGTCGACCGCTGCCAGCAGCATCTGGCCGGCGTCAGCGCCGACGTGGCCCGGCTGGAAGAACAGGCCCGCCACGTCAAGGACAACGCCGCCCGCATCGAGCGCGACCGCAACGCCGCCCGCACCGAGCAGGTGGCCCTGTCGGCCCAGGCCAACCAGGTCAGCGAAGAGCTGGCCCACTGGCACGAACGCCAGGCCGAAGCCGAGCTGCTGGCCGAGGATGCCGCATTTGCCCGCGAAAGCGGAGACGACAGCCTGCCGGACGCCGAACTCCGTTTCCGGCAGCTGGACCAGCAGCTTGCCGGCCTGACCGACCGGCTGGCCGAACTGACCCGCCGGCGCGACCTCGCCCGGCAGCAGGCCGAGCATGGCGCCCGCGCCCTGCGCGCACTGGCCGAACGGCGGGGCCGGCTAGCCGACGAAGCCGCCGTGCTGGACCTGCCGGCCCCCGGCGAACTGGCGGCCGCCGTGGCAGCCAGCGAAGCGGCTGCCTCCGCCCTGCTGGCTGCCCGCCAGCAGGCGACTGAACAGGAAGCCGCCCTCTCGGCGCTGGATCAAGCCCGCGAGCAGCACGAACAGCAGCGCGCCACCCTGCGCGACGAGCTGGCCCGCCACGAAGCCGAAGCCAGCGCCCTGCAACGGCAGATCGACACCGCGCTGGCGCGCGCCGGACTGGCTGACTGGCTGGCCCGGGAAGGACTGGCCGACGCGCCGGACCTGCTCGCCGTCCTGCAGGTGGAACCGGGCTGGCAGGCAGCGCTGGAAGCGGCGCTGGGCACGGCCACCGTCCGCCAGACCGGGCGTCTGCCGGGCAGCGTGCCGCCGGCGCCGGTGGTGCTGGTGGACCGGCCGGCAACAGCCGGTGCTTTGCGCCCTGCCGCTGCGCTGACGCCCCTGCTGGAACGGGTACGGCTGAGCGACGAGCGCTTTGCTCCGTGGCTGCACGACATGCTGGCCGGTGCCTGTTCGGCCGGCTCGCTGGAAGAAGCACTGGCGGCCCGCGACCGGCTGGCAGCCGGGGAGCGCTGCTTTACCCCCGAAGGCCATGTGGTCAGCCCGACTGCCGTCCAGTATTTCGCACCGTCCGCCGAAGGCTCGCCACTGGCGCGTCAGGCCGAACTGGACGCCCTGCGGGTCCGTATCGGCGAAGTGCAGCCGGCGCTGTGGGAAGCCGAAGCCCGGCTGACGCAGCTCGACAGCGAACGCCAGGTCGCGCGCGAGGCCATCCGCGACGCGCAGCAGGCGCTGGAAGCCGCCCGCCAGCAGGATACCGACACCCGCCTGCAGCGTTCACGGCTCGAGCAGCAGCGCGAACAGGGCGAGGCCCGGGCGGCCGCGATCGAGGCCGAGCAAAAGCGCTTGCAGGAAGACGAAGCCCACGAGCGGCAGGCCATCGACGACGCCGAACTGACGGCCGAGGAGGCCGCCATGGCGCTGGAAGAACTGGACGGCGAGCTGGAAGAAGTCCGGCTGGCGCGGCTGGACGCGGAAACCGGGCTGGCACTGGCCCGTGACAAGGCGCGCGAACTGGAGCGGCAGGCGCAGGAAAGCCGTTTTCAGCTGGCCTCGGCCCGCCAGCATGTGGATGAGCTGACCCGGCGGCAGCAGGATCTCGAAGAGCGTCTGGAAAGCCTGGCAGAACGGCTGGAAAGCCTGGTGCTGGAAGCCGAGCAATACCTCGACGACGATCTGGAAGACCGCCTGCACGAAGCCCTGTACGCCCGCGAACAGGCGCTGGAATCGGTGACCCAGGCACGGGATGCCGCCCACGAGGCCGAAGCCCGGCTGCGGCAGTACACCCGTGCCAGAACCGAAGCCGAAGCCGGCCTGTCGCCGGTGCGCGAGGCCATCAGCCAGATGCTGCTCAAGGCCCAGGAGGCCCGGCTGGCCTTCGAACGGTTTGACGAAGAACTGCGCGAGGCCGGTGCCGACGAAGCGGCGCTGGTCGCGCTGCTGCCGGAGGCAAAAAAGGCCGGTGCCCTGACGGCCGATATCGGCCGGCTGGCGCAGGCGATTGCCGCGCTGGGTGCCGTCAACCTGGCAGCGCTGGACGAGCTGGAAGCCGCCCGCGAGCGTGAAGGCTATCTGGCCCACCAGCACGATGACCTGGTGGCGGCGATGAATACGCTGGAGGAGGCCATCGCCCGGATCGACGGCGAAACCCGCGAGCAGCTGCGGACCACGTTCGATGCGGTCAATGCATCGATGACCGAGCTGTTCCCGCTTTTGTTCGGCGGCGGACAGGCGCGGCTGGTGCTGACCGGAGAGGACCTGCTCGATGCCGGGGTGCAGATCATTGCCCAGCCGCCTGGCAAAAAGAACAGCACGATTTATCTGCTGTCCGGCGGCGAAAAGGCCCTGACGGCCATGAGCCTGGTGTTTTCGCTGTTCCGCCTCAATCCGGCGCCGTTCTGCCTGCTGGACGAAGTGGATGCGCCGCTTGACGACGCCAATACCGGGCGCTTCTGCGAGCTGGTGAAAAAAATGTCCGACCGCACGCAGTTCCTGTACATCAGCCACAACCGCCTGACCATGGAAATGGCCGAGCAGCTGGTGGGCGTGACCATGCAGGAGCAGGGGGTCAGCCGTATCGTGGCAGTCGACATTGTCGAAGCACTGAAGATGCGCGACGCCTGA